In Rhinolophus sinicus isolate RSC01 linkage group LG17, ASM3656204v1, whole genome shotgun sequence, one DNA window encodes the following:
- the STX6 gene encoding syntaxin-6, whose product MSMEDPFFVVKGEVQKAVNTAQGLFQRWTELLQDPSTATREETDWTTNELRNNLRSIEWDLEDLDETISIVEANPRKFNLDATELSIRKAFITSTRQVVRDMKDQMSTSSVQALAERKNRQALLGDSGGQNWSVGPPDKYGRLDPELQLANSHFIEEQQAQQQLIVAQQDEQLELVSGSIGVLKSMSQRIGGELEEQAVMLDDFSHELESTQSRLDNVMKKLAKASHMTSDRRQWCAIAVLFAVLLVVLVLFLVL is encoded by the exons AGAAGTACAGAAAGCAGTCAACACTGCCCAGGGGCTGTTTCAGCGATGGACGGAGCTCCTCCAGGACCCCTCCACGGCAACGCGGGAGGAAACAGACTGGACCACCAACGAGCTGAGGAACAACCTCCGCAGCATAGAGTGGGACCTAGAGGACCTGGACGAAACCATCA GCATAGTTGAAGCCAATCCTAGAAAATTCAATCTCGACGCCACCGAATTGAGTATAAGAAAAGCCTTCATCACAAGTACTCGGCAAGTTGTCAGG GACATGAAGGATCAGATGTCGACTTCATCTGTGCAGGCATTagctgaaaggaaaaacagacag GCGCTGCTGGGAGACAGTGGCGGCCAGAACTGGAGCGTTGGACCACCAGATAAATACGGGCGCCTGGACCCCGAGCTCCAGTTAGCCAACTCCCATTTCATCGAGGAGCAGCAGGCACAGCAGCAG CTGATCGTGGCACAGCAGGATGAGCAGTTGGAGCTGGTGTCTGGCAGCATCGGGGTGCTGAAGAGCATGTCCCAGCGCATCGGCGGGGAGCTGGAGGAGCAGGCCGT AATGTTGGATGATTTCTCTCACGAGTTGGAGAGCACTCAGTCTCGGCTGGACAACGTAATGAAGAAACTTGCAAAAGCGTCTCACATGACCAGTG ATCGGCGCCAGTGGTGTGCCATAGCCGTCCTCTTTGCAGTCCTGTTGGTCGTGCTGGTCCTCTTCTTAGTGCTGTGA